GTCTGCTTGCGTACGTCGTACATGCGGCGTCCCACCGGACCGAGCGGAAGCACCATCAGCGGAACCACGACGATCGAGATCAGCGCGAGGCGCCAGTTCCAAACGAACATCGCCACGAGCGTGGTCGCGATGATCGCGAGGTTGGTGACGATCGTCGTGAGCGTGCCGGTGACGACGTTGTCGATGTTGTCCACGTCGTTGCTGACGCGGTTCATGATCTCGCCGGTCTTCGTGCCGGTGAAGAAGGCGACCGGCATGCGGTGCAAGTGGGCGACTAGACGCGTGCGGATGTCCCGCATGATGCCTTCGCCGACGATCGAGTTGAGATATCCCTGTAACACGCTCAGTGCGGCCGACACCAGCGCCGCGACGAGCATGACGCACACGTCGGCGACGAGCTCCCGGTAATCGCGGTGCGGAAATGCCGAGTCGATGATGCGCGCCATTACGAATCCGGGCACCAGCCCGAGGGCCGAGCTGAGCAAGATGCAGACGAGAACGACCGATTGTTGACGCCAGTAGGGCGCGAACAGCTCGCCGATGCGGCGCCAATCGATGCGTTTATGAACCTGCGGCTTCTCAGGGCCGTAGATGTTCGACCACATGAGGCCGTGGCCGGCCATCACGGTGTCACCGCGTTTCTATCGCTTTCCGTTACGAAGCGCCGCAAGTTCCTTGAAAAGCTTCTTCTCTTTGTCGTTGAGATTTTGCGGGAGCTGGCCGATCAGCCGAACGTACTGATCGCCGGTGCCGCCGCCCTTGACGCGCGGCATACCGCGGCCCGACAGACGCAGTAAACGGTTGTTCTGCGTCCCTTCCGGGATCGTCATCGCGACTTGACCGCTCAAAGTGGGAACCTTGACGTCGCCGCCGAGCAGCAAATCGTAGATGCTCACGGGCAGGTCGACGTAAAGGTCGTCGCCCTTACGCCGGTAGGTGGGATCGTCGTTCAGCTTTACGATGAGATACAGGTCACCGGCCGGTCCACCGTTGAGACCTGCGCCCCCTTGTCCCGCGAGCCGGATGCGCTGGCCGTCGCCGATGCCTTTGGGAATCGATACCTCAAATTTCTTATTGACGAGAACGTGGCCGGTGCCGTGGCACTGTATGCACAGGTGTCCGCTTTCCGTACCGGTCCCGCGGCAACGCGTGCAAATGTCTTCAACCTGAAGCGAAACCGCTTTCTTCCCGCCGTCGTACACGTCGCGCAGTCCGAGCTCGATGGTGGTTTCGAGATCTTGGCCGCGCTGCGGGAAGCCGGTGCTCTGCGTCGTTTGACGCCGTCCGATTCCCGAAAAGAACATGTCGAAAAAATCCGAGAACCCGCTGGGGCCGCCGGGAGCACCGGCGCCGCCCGGTCCAAAGTTGAACTCGAACTCTTGACCGGCGCTGCGATAGCGGCGCTGCTGCTCGGCTTGACGCGCGGCCTCTTGCCAATTCGGGCCGAGCATGTCGTACTTTTTGCGCTTCTCGGGATCGCCGAGCACTTCATAGGCCTCGGAAATTTCCTTGAACTTCTCTTCGGCCTCGTGCTGATTATTCGGATTGGCATCGGGGTGCCACTTGCGCGCGAGCTTACGGTACGCGGACTTGATATCTTTCTCAGCCGCATTCTTCGGAACGCCTAGGACCGTGTAGTAATCCCTAAAGTTCATGCGTCGTGTTTGGCAACGATGACCTTAGCGGGACGCAAGAGCTCCTCGCCGATCGAGTATCCCTTTTGAGCGACTTCGACGACCGTGTCGTCGTCGGTGCCGTTGGTCGCCGCGGTCGTACCGATCGCTTCGGCGACGCGCGGATCGAACGGCTTGCCCTTGACCTCGATCTGGCGAACGCCTTCGCCGGCGAGCAGCGCTTCAAAGCCTTTGAGGGTTTGCTCGATTCCGCCGCGCAAACCGTCGCCGGCGCCGGCCTGCAGTGCTCGTTCCAGATTATCCAGGACGGGCAAGAAGCGCTCGAGCAGCATGCGGCGGTGCGAGGTCACGATGGAATCGATGTCGCGCTGCATCCGCTTCTTATAGTTCTCGAAGTCGGCCATCGCGAGCAAGAACTTATTGTAGTTGTCGTCGGCGCGCGCCCGTTCGGCCGCGAGCTGCTCTTCGAGCGAGTCCTGGAGCGTGGGCGCGTTCGAATCGGGTTCGTCGATTAACGCTTCGCCCGCCTCAGTTCTTAAAACTTGGTCGTCAAACATATCTTTCAATAAATACGATCGGAAGGTGGAAGTGAGGCGCAACGCAACGCGCGATGCGCCTCAGCACGAAGCTTATTTCGCTTCTTTGAATTCGGCGTCGATCACGTCTTCCGAGGGTTCCTCGGAAGTGCTGCCGTTTGCGGATCCCGCGCCGGCACCGGCTTGAGTGCCGTCGCCGTTCGTTGCCTGCGCGCCTTCAGGGGCGGCGGCTTTATAGAGCAGCTCGGCCATCTTATAGCTGGCTTGCTGCAGCCGCTCGATCGCGGGCTT
The sequence above is drawn from the Candidatus Baltobacteraceae bacterium genome and encodes:
- a CDS encoding nucleotide exchange factor GrpE — translated: MFDDQVLRTEAGEALIDEPDSNAPTLQDSLEEQLAAERARADDNYNKFLLAMADFENYKKRMQRDIDSIVTSHRRMLLERFLPVLDNLERALQAGAGDGLRGGIEQTLKGFEALLAGEGVRQIEVKGKPFDPRVAEAIGTTAATNGTDDDTVVEVAQKGYSIGEELLRPAKVIVAKHDA
- a CDS encoding J domain-containing protein, with translation MNFRDYYTVLGVPKNAAEKDIKSAYRKLARKWHPDANPNNQHEAEEKFKEISEAYEVLGDPEKRKKYDMLGPNWQEAARQAEQQRRYRSAGQEFEFNFGPGGAGAPGGPSGFSDFFDMFFSGIGRRQTTQSTGFPQRGQDLETTIELGLRDVYDGGKKAVSLQVEDICTRCRGTGTESGHLCIQCHGTGHVLVNKKFEVSIPKGIGDGQRIRLAGQGGAGLNGGPAGDLYLIVKLNDDPTYRRKGDDLYVDLPVSIYDLLLGGDVKVPTLSGQVAMTIPEGTQNNRLLRLSGRGMPRVKGGGTGDQYVRLIGQLPQNLNDKEKKLFKELAALRNGKR